GCCGGACAAGACAGCTTGAGAACCGGAGCCGTGGCAAGAACGAGATGGCGTCGCTGCGCTCGCCATGACGCGGAAACAGCCGTCATTGCGAACGAGCGCAGCGAGGGAAGCAATCTCGTTCTTGCCGCGGCTCCGGTTCTCACGCTGTCTTGTCAGGCCCCAGAGGCCGCGCCGGTGAAACACGCGCGCCGCAGCCGGGGTCTTACCAGCGGCGGCCCGGGGACGGCGCGGCGCCGCCGGGGAACCGTGCCATGGACAGGCGGACACTCGGGATAGCGGCGGCGGGCCTTGCGGCCGCCGTGGGGCTGGGGCTGCTCGAGGCGGCGTGGACCACGCCCGCCGCGCCGGGGGCGACCCGGCCGATGCTGGGGTCCCTGGGCATCGCGATGGCCCTGGGCGCGGTGTGCTGGCGGCGGCTCTGGTGGGTGCCCGCCCTGGGCATGCTGGAGGAACTCGTCCAGATCTTCGCCGGACAGCTCCCCGGCGTGTGGCCCACCCCCGCCCAGGCCCTTTTCCAGCACTGGTCCGCCGCCTTCACCCCCGTCAACCTCTACCCCTACCTCACCTTCCCGCTCCTCGCCGTCGCCGGGGAACTGGTATGGCGGCGGTTGCGCGGCAGGGCGCGCGCAGCCGCGGCGTGAAACATCCCCGCCCCCGAAACCGGGCTACTCGGAGCAGCAGAGGCGGCCGGAGAACGCGCCGCCGCCGTCCGCGTTCGCGACGGCCTTCACGAGCCACGCGATGGTCTCGCCGAGGTCCTTCATGTTGTTGAGGCCCTCGGCGTCGTTGGCGGCCTCGCCCTTTTCCAGGCCGAAGCCCATGTTCCAGTAGGTGGACCCCGGCACGATCATGCGGGTCATGAGGAACATGTGGTTGATGGCGTCCTGCACGCCGCCCGCGCCGCCGCGCCGCACGGCCACCACGGCCGCGCCGATCTTGCGGCTGAGCATGGCGTTGTTGGCGCAGGCCACCAGCCCCACGCGGTCAAGCAGCGCCGTGACCTCCGCCGAAGGCCCGGCGAAATAGGTGGGCGACCCGATCACCACGGCGTCCGCCTCCAGGATCTTCGCGATCCACGCGTTCATCTCGTCGCGGTCGTTCGCGCAGCGGCAGTCCTTGTTCTGGAAGCACGCGTAGCAGGCCTGGCACCCCCGCACCTCTTTGCCGCCCACCTGGATGAGCTCCGTCTCAATGCCCGCCGCGGCGATGGGCTCCAGCACCTTCCGCAGCAGCAGTTCCGTGTTGCCGCCCTTGCGCGGGCTTCCATTGAACGCGACAACCTTCATGGCGTTTCCCTTTCTGGTGACCATCCCGGCGGCACCGGAGCCGGCAGCGGAACCGGAGTCCCCGCATGCGGCGGATCAAGGATGTTGTTTGGAGCGCAAAGACAGCCTGAACGCGTCGGCCAGAACCCCCGCTGCCGCGACCAGGAGAACAAGCACAACCAGGAGGCCTGCCTGCGGCCCGTATTCGACCGGGCGGCCGATGAACAGGGCGACCGCCGCGCCTGCCAGGCCGCACCAGAGAAGACGGAAAAGCCCGCGCTTCCAGATGTCCTTCGGCGTTTCAAGCGGAGCGGCCTTCCACAACCACCCAGCGTGCATGTCCAATCCCTCCTGATGCGCCTGGCAACGTTCGCAGCCCGCCACGTGCGCCCGGGCCGCGGCCGACCGCCGCCGCCCGCCCGATTATACGTTCACACGGCACGGGAGGTCCATCCTCCAGGCAACGGTTCTTGGGCGGTGCGTGCCGCAGGGAAGAAGGGGGGGGAAGGCGCGGGGGGGCCAGGCAAAACAATGGCGTCCCCAAGGGGATTTGAACCCCTGTCGCCGCCGTGAAAGGGCGGTGTCCTGGACCAGACTAGACGATGGGGACGCTGCGCGCCGGACAAAAACAGCGCCGCAGGAACTGCGGCGCCGCCTGTCACCAGCGGGGTCATTTTATCAGGGAATGCCCGGAGGATGCAACTGGGCGCAGGGCAATCGCACCAAAATACGCCTTGAGCAACGCCTGCGAGCAGCATGAACGTCCCCCGGTTATGTGATTCTGTGTTTGTTGTCCCAACGGGACATCCGAATATAGCCCAGGCCAGGCCGCCGCCCGAAGGGCCAGGCCTGTCCTGGGTTGCACGTCCCAAAGCACTTCTTGCCCTGAAGGGGCAACCGAAATTTTCGCGCACACCCAAAGACAAGGCCGCGGAACGCCGGCGCTACGCAATCACGACCCGCGGCTCTTTTTCGTGCCGCCGGCGTCCCGACGGCCTTGTCTTCTTTCCGGCACGCGAATTTCGGCTGCCCCGTTGGGGCATGATGGTTCTGCGCGGGCAACCCAGGACAGGCCTGGCCCTTCGGGCGGCGGCCTGGCCTGGGCTATATGCGGCAACGCTTTCAGCGTTGAAGAGGTTGGACAAAGGGCAATGAGCGAAATCCAACCATAAAGTGCCCAAGGGTTTCAGTGCGATTGCCCTGCAACTGGGCGGGACGCGTCGGACCGCGCGCCCGCCCGGCTGTGGTACATTCTTGGCACGCGGGCGGGCGCCCGCAGGAGAGACCATGCGCGAGAAGACGGACTACACGAAGCTGCGGGTGATCCCCGGCCGCCCCTACCCGGTGGGGCCCGCAGTCTATGATTCGGGGATCCGGTTCACGGTGTTCAGCCGCCATGCGCGGCGCGTGTGGCTGGCATTGTTCGACGGGCCGGACGACACGGAGCCGGCCTGGGAGTATGAGCTGGACCCCGCGCGCCACCGCACGGGCGACATGTGGTCGGTGTTCGTGGAGAACCTGCGCGAGGACGCATATTACCTTTTCCGCATGGCGGGGCCCTGGGACCCGAAACGCGGCCACCGGTTCAACCCGCGCGTCTACCTGCTTGACCCCTACGCGAAGGCCCTGGTCGGCGACATCCACCGGGGTCCCGGATTCATGAAGTGCGTGGCCGTGTATGACCGCATGGACTGGCCGGACGACGTGCGGCCGCGGATTCCCATGGCGGACCTGGTCATCTATGAGGCCCATGTGCGCGGGTTCACCCGGCACCCGTCGTCGGGCGCGGCGCACCCGGGCACCTACCGCGGCCTCATCGAAAAGATTCCGCATCTGAAGGCGCTCGGGGTGAACGCGGTGGAGCTGCTGCCCGTGCACGAGACCGGGGAGTACTGGCTGGGCCGCTGCAGCGTGATCACCGGAAAGGAGCTGACGAACTACTGGGGGTACAGCACCATCGGCTTCTTCGCGCCGACGGGGCGCTACGCCGTCCGCGCCACGGACAGCGGGCACCTGGAGGAGTTCCGCGGGATGGTGCGCGCCCTGCACGCCGCGGGCATCGAGGTGATCCTCGACGTGGTGTTCAACCACACCTCGGAGGGGAACGCGGAGGGGCCGACGCTCTCGTTCAAGGGGCTGGACAACACCATCTACTACCTGATGCGGGACGGCGAGTACCTCAATTTCAGCGGCTGCGGCAACACGGTGAACTGCAACCACCCGCTCGTGCGCGACTTCATCCTCGACAGCCTGCGCTACTGGACCGCCGCCATGCACGTGGACGGGTTCCGGTTCGACCTGGCCTCCATCCTCGGCCGCGACCAGCAGGGGCATGTCCAGGAGGACTCGCCCCTCCTCGCGCGCATCGCCGAGGACCCCGTGCTCCGCGACGTGAAGCTCATCGCGGAGGCGTGGGACGCCGGGGGCGCGTACCAGGTGGGCTCCTTCGGCGGGTCGCGGTGGGCCGAGTGGAACGGCATGTACCGCGACGACACGCGGCGCTTCTGGCGCGGCGACCCGGGCATGGCCGGCGCCTTCGCCACGCGCCTCGCGGGCAGCGAGGACCTCTACGCCCGCTCCGGGCGCACGCCCCTCCAGTCCATCAACTTCGTCACCTGCCACGACGGATTCACGCTGGCCGACCTGTGGGCGCACAACCTCAAGCACAACGCCGCCAACGGCGAGGGCAACCGCGACGGCCAGGACGAGAATTTCAGCTGGAACTGCGGCGCCGAGGGGCCGGTGGACAACCCCGACATCCGCGCCCTGCGCCTGCGCATGCAGAAGAACCTCGCCGCCACGCTCTTCCTCTCGGCGGGCGTGCCCATGATGCTCGGCGGCGACGAGTTCGGGCGCACCCAGCAGGGGAACAACAACGCCTACTGCCAGGACAACGAGATTTCCTGGATGGACTGGTCGCTCGCCGAAACGAACGCGGAGCTGCTCCGCTTCTTCCGCGGGATCATCCGGTTCCGCGCGGAGAATCCGGGACTGCGCCGCAAGACCTTCTACCGCGGCGACGGCCCGGAAGGGCCGGACCTCGCCTGGCGCGGACCGGACGGCGGCCCGCCCCGGTGGGAGGACGGCGTGAACACGCTGGCCTGCGTCCTGCACCCGCGCGAGAACGCGGGCACTGCGGTGTTCATGGCCTTCAACGCCGCCGCCTTCACCGTCTCCTTCCGCCTGCCCGACGGGAACACCTGGCGGAAACGGGTGGACACGGGCGCGGCATCCCCGATGGACATGACAGACGGGGACGGCGCCCCGGAAGTGACCGGGGAAGTCCTGCTGGCGCCCAGGTCATTGGTGGTGCTGACGCGGAAGGACGGCTGACCGCTCAGCCGGCGAGGCCGCGCACCCAGTTCACCGCCACCCCGGCGACCACGGAGGCCAGGCCGAAGGAGACCACCACGGCGTACAGCGCCAGCACCGCCTGCCCGCAGCGGCGCAGGGTGGCGTCCCACCCGTTCACCATGGGCAGGCCCCCGAGCACAAAGACGGGCACCGCGCACGCCAGCGTGCCCGCGAGCAGCAGGGCGCGCTCCTCCACAAACCAGCCCCAGCCGCCCAGCGGCGGCATTTCCTGCTTCAGCCCCTCGCGCAAGGCCCATTCCATGCCAGACAGCGCATAGCCCGCCGCCATGTGGAGGACCGCGCAGGCCGCCACCCCCGCCAGCACGCCCCCCGCCATGCGGAACCACCGGATGCGCGGCTGCTCCTCCGCAAAGGCGCCCCCCAGGCGCAGGACAAAGTAGAGGACCACATAGGCCGTGAGCGCGACGGGCGCCACGACAATTCCCGCGGCAACCGCAGCCGCGCGCAGCGCCCAGGGGGGAATCCCGGACCGCTCCGCGAAATGCAGGCAGACCCCCAGCCACCGCGGATCCCCCAAGTCCCCCGCCCGCGGCCCCGTGAACCGCTCCGCGCTCATCAGCGCGGCGGCGGCCGCCTCCGCGTCGGCGTACTCCGCGACCACGCCCTCCACCTGGCCGTCCGTCACGGCGGCGCCGAAGCGCGCCAAAGCGCCCTCGATCCGCCCGCGGAGCCGGGCCACCGCCCGCTCGCGCGCCGCCGCCGTGAGGTCGGCCCGCCGCGCCAGCGCGCGCGACACCGCCTCAACCGCGCGCTCAACCGCGCGCTCCTGCCTGTCTGTGAGCCGCATGAAAATCCTCTTGCGCACCCCCAGCGGGGGGACCGCCAAAGTATAGACAAACCCGCCGCATGCGCGCCAGCCCGCCCCCGACTCAGCAGCCGTAGCCGTCCGTCAGCACGGGGACCAGACGTCCGTCCCGGTATTCGAAGAGGGTCACCGTGTGTGATTCCCATCCCTGCCAGGCGACCACGATCTCCGTGACGCCGTCGCCGTTCAAGTCCGCCGCGCCCAGCAGGCGGAAGTCCTTCTCCGCCTTCTCATTCAGGGGAAGCCAGCAGCGCGCCCACAGGGGCTCCGGGGAGTCTTTCTTCACGATGGCGGTCCAGTAGGTTGCCGCGTCGGCCGGTGGGGAACCCTGCGGCGCGACCGCAGGCTGACGGCGCAGAACCACGAAGAACGCGGGCACGCCGGGGGCCAACTCGAACGCCGTCACCGAGGCTAGTTCGGGAGCCTGGAGCGTTGCGGGGTCATAGGGCACCCTCCAGCAGTTGTCCGGGTAGGTCTCACACTCTTTGCGAAGGGCCTCCTCCAACGGCTGCGCCTCTTTGAGCATCCGGGCGCGGAGGGCCTCGAAGTGCGGCACTTCCTTGGCCGCCCTCATCGGGAAATGCCGGGCCGGTTGGTTGGTCAGTGCGAAGGCGCACCGGTGCCCGGATTCCGCGCGGCCGGGCTCCCGGGGCAGATAGAGAAGGTCCACCCGCTCCGACGGCTCCATGCAGGGGCGCGCCGGGATGGTGGTCTTCAGGGTGTATCCCCGGTTCGGGTCATCCAGCCGGAAGGCCTTCCGGGGGGCCACGGCGGAAGGGTCCGGCTTGACGGAATCCACGCCGCGCCAGGCGCCGTTATCAAACAGGGCAAACGCGGCCACGAGCGTTCCCGCCGGGACCTCCACGCCCGCTGTGTCCGAAGGCACCAAAATGAACGGCGGCTCCTTCGCCGCTGTCTCCCCCGCGACCGCCATGCCACCCGCCAATATCAACGCCGCTGCAAACCTCATCCGTCCGTCCATGACCGTGTCCTCCCGTTCAAGGCCGCCATGCCGCGAGTGTTTCCGCGCGCCGGGGGCCCGTTTCCCACATGACAGGCCGCACGTCAGTATACACCCCGTATTCCAACGCCGCGTCCACAGATACAATCACCCGCCGGGAAGAAAGGTTTCCGATGCCCACCCCTCCCATTCTTCTCTGCGTTCTCCGCGTCTCGGCGTTGGGTCTTCCCTTGCGAAGGGTGCCCGGCGGATTCTCCGGAAAAAACGAATGCCCCGCGCCTCTTGCGAGGCGCGGGGCGCGAAATTTAGTGCCGGCGACGTCCTACTCTCCCACAAAGTTGCCCTTGCAGTACCATGGGCGCTGGCAGGCTTAACTACCGTGTTCGGAATGGGAACGGGTGTGGCCCTGCCGCTATGGCCGCCGGCAAAAACCGGTTGTCCTGCGCGGCCCGAAGGCCGCAGGGGACGGTTCAAATTTCATTTTGACAGTGAATGCAAGGGGCATATCGCATGCAAGGACGCGGCGCGTACCCGCCGGGGGGCGGCATTACCGCCCCATTATTGCTAAGACCAAGTCTCACGAGTAATTAGTACTGGTCAGCTGAACACGTCACCGTGCTTACACCTCCAGCCTATCAACCTGGTGTTCTACCAGGACTCTTCAGGGGCTTGCGCC
The sequence above is a segment of the Candidatus Hydrogenedentota bacterium genome. Coding sequences within it:
- a CDS encoding flavodoxin family protein encodes the protein MKVVAFNGSPRKGGNTELLLRKVLEPIAAAGIETELIQVGGKEVRGCQACYACFQNKDCRCANDRDEMNAWIAKILEADAVVIGSPTYFAGPSAEVTALLDRVGLVACANNAMLSRKIGAAVVAVRRGGAGGVQDAINHMFLMTRMIVPGSTYWNMGFGLEKGEAANDAEGLNNMKDLGETIAWLVKAVANADGGGAFSGRLCCSE
- the glgX gene encoding glycogen debranching protein GlgX; protein product: MREKTDYTKLRVIPGRPYPVGPAVYDSGIRFTVFSRHARRVWLALFDGPDDTEPAWEYELDPARHRTGDMWSVFVENLREDAYYLFRMAGPWDPKRGHRFNPRVYLLDPYAKALVGDIHRGPGFMKCVAVYDRMDWPDDVRPRIPMADLVIYEAHVRGFTRHPSSGAAHPGTYRGLIEKIPHLKALGVNAVELLPVHETGEYWLGRCSVITGKELTNYWGYSTIGFFAPTGRYAVRATDSGHLEEFRGMVRALHAAGIEVILDVVFNHTSEGNAEGPTLSFKGLDNTIYYLMRDGEYLNFSGCGNTVNCNHPLVRDFILDSLRYWTAAMHVDGFRFDLASILGRDQQGHVQEDSPLLARIAEDPVLRDVKLIAEAWDAGGAYQVGSFGGSRWAEWNGMYRDDTRRFWRGDPGMAGAFATRLAGSEDLYARSGRTPLQSINFVTCHDGFTLADLWAHNLKHNAANGEGNRDGQDENFSWNCGAEGPVDNPDIRALRLRMQKNLAATLFLSAGVPMMLGGDEFGRTQQGNNNAYCQDNEISWMDWSLAETNAELLRFFRGIIRFRAENPGLRRKTFYRGDGPEGPDLAWRGPDGGPPRWEDGVNTLACVLHPRENAGTAVFMAFNAAAFTVSFRLPDGNTWRKRVDTGAASPMDMTDGDGAPEVTGEVLLAPRSLVVLTRKDG